The genomic DNA TCAAATATTAATTTCAAATAAGTGTTTTACACATGGTGCAACATACGCAAAACAGCCGCATAGCATGCGGCTGTTCGCTGATAAACCCTATGAGTAAGCTGCTTCAATAAGCAGCTTGTTTATTTATTGCATCCATTATTTATTACGCCAGTACAGTTCATTCCATTGCAGCTCCTGACGGAACTGACGGATGTTCGTGTTGTTGTCAATGACGACGGCTTCTATGCCTGTCAGCTCTGCGTAATCCAGCAATTGCTCCGTGGTTACAGCATAGGACAACACCGTATGATGCGCTCCACCCGCATGAATCCATGCTTCTGCGGACACTTCCAGAGAAGGCTCAGGTTTCCACAAAACGCTGGCTACAGGCAGCTTCGGCATTTGGTTTTTATTTTCCACAGCATGGATTTGGTTAATAATCAGACGGTAACGTCCTCCCAATTCAATGATGGATGCTACAAGCGCCTTACCCGGTTTGCCTTCAAAAATAAGACGAGCCGGATCGGCTTTGCCGCCAATACCCAACGGTTGAACATCAATACGCGGTTTGTTTACAGCAATCGTCGGACATACCTCCAGCATATGAGAACCCAAATTCAGTTCATTGCCCGGCTCCAAATGATAGGTGTAATCTTCCATAAAGGAAGTATCCACATTATTCGCCATCAGCTTCATCAGGCGCGTCAACGCTGCCGTTTTCCAGTCACCCTCGCCGCCGAATCCGTAACCTTGGGCCATCAAACGCTGAACCGCCAAACCAGGCAGTTGTTTCAGACCATGCAGGTCTTCAAACGTTGTCGTAAAGGCTCCAAATTCTCCGTCCTGCAAAAACTTTTTCAAGCCCAGCTCAATACGAGCCTGCTCCAAAATAGAATCACGTACTGCTCCCGGTTGCTTGGCTTCTGCGGATAGCTCATACAGGTCATGGTATTCCTCGAACAGAGAGTTAATATCCCCCTCTGACACGTTATTAACGACCTCAACCAGATCACCCACACCATAGCCATTGATTGACCAGCCCAACTGGGCCTGAGCAGATACTTTGTTGCCGTCGGTTACAGCTACTTCACGCATATTGTCACCAAAACGGGCTACTTTGAGATTTTGGCTTTCGCTATAAGCAGCAGCCGTGGACATCCAGCCGCCGATGCGTTTCTGAACGCCTTCTTCCTCCCAATAGCCAACAACGACTTTGCGAGTTACACCCAGACGGGCACCGATAAAGCCAAATTCACGGTCACCATGCGCGGATTGGTTCAGGTTCATAAAGTCCATATCAATACTATCCCAAGGGATATCACGGTTAAATTGAGTATGCAGGTGCAACAATGGCTTTGCCAAACGCGTCAAGCCAGCAATCCACATTTTCGCTGGAGAAAATGTATGCATCCAGGTAATAATCCCTGCACACAGGTCATCTCCGTTCGCATCAATAATGAGACGACGAATCGCGTCGGAATTCGTCAGAACCGGCTTGAGTACCACTTCAAACGGTAAATGACCACTACGGTTCAATCCCTCTACAATTTGACGAGAATGCTCTTGTACCTGATCGAGCGTCTCGGGTCCATACAAATGCTGACTTCCTGTAGCAAACCAAAATTTAAACGGTTTCATAATTAAAAATTCCTCCTGTCAGGAAATAAGTATAGTTGC from Paenibacillus sp. FSL R10-2782 includes the following:
- the araA gene encoding L-arabinose isomerase — encoded protein: MKPFKFWFATGSQHLYGPETLDQVQEHSRQIVEGLNRSGHLPFEVVLKPVLTNSDAIRRLIIDANGDDLCAGIITWMHTFSPAKMWIAGLTRLAKPLLHLHTQFNRDIPWDSIDMDFMNLNQSAHGDREFGFIGARLGVTRKVVVGYWEEEGVQKRIGGWMSTAAAYSESQNLKVARFGDNMREVAVTDGNKVSAQAQLGWSINGYGVGDLVEVVNNVSEGDINSLFEEYHDLYELSAEAKQPGAVRDSILEQARIELGLKKFLQDGEFGAFTTTFEDLHGLKQLPGLAVQRLMAQGYGFGGEGDWKTAALTRLMKLMANNVDTSFMEDYTYHLEPGNELNLGSHMLEVCPTIAVNKPRIDVQPLGIGGKADPARLIFEGKPGKALVASIIELGGRYRLIINQIHAVENKNQMPKLPVASVLWKPEPSLEVSAEAWIHAGGAHHTVLSYAVTTEQLLDYAELTGIEAVVIDNNTNIRQFRQELQWNELYWRNK